GCCCACGGCCCCGATGGCGGCGTAGCACTCCCCGTGCACCTTGCGGAGCTCGCCGGAGGGGAGGCGGAGGATCACGTAGTCCCCCTCCCGGCCCTGGATCTGGATGCCGGTGCCGGCGGAGCGGGCCAGCTTGGCCCCCTTCTTGGGCTCCAGCTCCACCGCGTGGACCACGGTGCCCACGGGGATGAAGCGCAGGGGAAGGGCATTGCCCACGGCGATGGGGGCATCGGGCCCCGCCACCACCTCCTGCCCCACCCCTAGCCCCTCCGGGGCGAGGATGTAGCGCTTTTCCCCATCCCGGTAGTGCAGGAGGGCGATGCGGGCGGAGCGGTTGGGGTCGTACTCGATGGCCGCCACCTTGGCGGGGACACCCGCCTTGTCCCAGCGCCGGAAGTCGATGATGCGGTAGAGCCGCTTGTGGCCGCCCCCCCGGAAGCGGGCGGTAATGCGGCCCTGGTTGTTGCGGCCCCCGGTCTTCTTCAGGGGTTTGACCAAGGACCGCTCCGGCTCCGTCTTGGTGATCTCGGAGAAGTCGGCCACCGCCATGAAGCGGCGGCTTGGGGTGTAGGGTTTGAACTTCTTAAGCGGC
The genomic region above belongs to Thermus thermamylovorans and contains:
- the rplB gene encoding 50S ribosomal protein L2, giving the protein MPLKKFKPYTPSRRFMAVADFSEITKTEPERSLVKPLKKTGGRNNQGRITARFRGGGHKRLYRIIDFRRWDKAGVPAKVAAIEYDPNRSARIALLHYRDGEKRYILAPEGLGVGQEVVAGPDAPIAVGNALPLRFIPVGTVVHAVELEPKKGAKLARSAGTGIQIQGREGDYVILRLPSGELRKVHGECYAAIGAVGNPDHKNIVLGKAGRTRWLGRKPHVRGAAMNPVDHPHGGGEGRAPRGRPPASPWGWQTKGQKTRKRRKPSGRFILARRKK